The following are encoded together in the Culex pipiens pallens isolate TS chromosome 1, TS_CPP_V2, whole genome shotgun sequence genome:
- the LOC120430071 gene encoding uncharacterized protein LOC120430071 isoform X1 produces the protein MNLIFLMSRVDSNSNRLFQMFAKAAERMAREASVSVPYHKLKWRTLEEFLNRRTVQNRLEFPVDGRQSLAAAIRMPPEQLEAFAKYLEEREKETIELQRQEVPVSEPKATTTLPAIDTEPIESLGVTDTEPDELPNTFVPIHLACCSVVLPTDGGRSEAETRMETAGRLCRQRNFDALESNGRRSQGGSIFS, from the coding sequence atgaatttaattttcttgatGTCTAGAGTAGATTCTAATAGCAACCGTCTCTTCCAGATGTTCGCCAAGGCCGCCGAGCGGATGGCGCGCGAAGCTTCGGTTTCCGTGCCCTATCACAAACTGAAGTGGCGCACGCTGGAGGAGTTTCTGAACCGGCGTACGGTTCAAAATCGGCTCGAGTTCCCCGTGGACGGCCGCCAAAGCCTGGCCGCTGCCATTCGGATGCCTCCGGAACAGCTAGAAGCGTTCGCCAAGTATCTGGAGGAGCGCGAGAAGGAAACGATCGAGTTGCAACGACAAGAAGTGCCAGTCTCGGAACCTAAAGCGACGACAACCCTCCCCGCCATAGACACGGAACCGATCGAGTCCCTGGGTGTCACCGACACTGAACCGGACGAGCTTCCCAACACCTTCGTGCCAATTCACCTTGCTTGCTGCAGTGTGGTTCTTCCGACCGATGGAGGTCGATCTGAAGCGGAAACTCGGATGGAAACCGCCGGTCGACTGTGCCGTCAGAGAAATTTTGATGCACTGGAATCGAACGGTCGAAGGTCACAGGGCGGCAGCATTTTTTCCTGA
- the LOC120430071 gene encoding uncharacterized protein LOC120430071 isoform X2 — MKKKMFAKAAERMAREASVSVPYHKLKWRTLEEFLNRRTVQNRLEFPVDGRQSLAAAIRMPPEQLEAFAKYLEEREKETIELQRQEVPVSEPKATTTLPAIDTEPIESLGVTDTEPDELPNTFVPIHLACCSVVLPTDGGRSEAETRMETAGRLCRQRNFDALESNGRRSQGGSIFS; from the exons ATGAAGAAGAAG ATGTTCGCCAAGGCCGCCGAGCGGATGGCGCGCGAAGCTTCGGTTTCCGTGCCCTATCACAAACTGAAGTGGCGCACGCTGGAGGAGTTTCTGAACCGGCGTACGGTTCAAAATCGGCTCGAGTTCCCCGTGGACGGCCGCCAAAGCCTGGCCGCTGCCATTCGGATGCCTCCGGAACAGCTAGAAGCGTTCGCCAAGTATCTGGAGGAGCGCGAGAAGGAAACGATCGAGTTGCAACGACAAGAAGTGCCAGTCTCGGAACCTAAAGCGACGACAACCCTCCCCGCCATAGACACGGAACCGATCGAGTCCCTGGGTGTCACCGACACTGAACCGGACGAGCTTCCCAACACCTTCGTGCCAATTCACCTTGCTTGCTGCAGTGTGGTTCTTCCGACCGATGGAGGTCGATCTGAAGCGGAAACTCGGATGGAAACCGCCGGTCGACTGTGCCGTCAGAGAAATTTTGATGCACTGGAATCGAACGGTCGAAGGTCACAGGGCGGCAGCATTTTTTCCTGA